In a genomic window of Trichoderma atroviride chromosome 4, complete sequence:
- a CDS encoding uncharacterized protein (TransMembrane:2 (o29-50i71-97o)), producing MAIMDAVAASWGHIIATYDPYTVDFVGTFIIQVIFWWIPCILFVLLDSIAPSFSSKHKIQPAPKQPTSSEILHSMVICIRNQAIVFALHGALLYATFAKGLPPSIRVDAKLPSLEEFVRDLFFSVLSREALFYSSHRILHLRPLYRRFHKQHHKFTAPVAFSSQYAHPVEHISANVLPILLPPLLLKSHILTMWVFVAFQLIETSTVHSGYDFFGGAAKKHDRHHERFDVYFGGIGLLDYVLGTDEREDRRRGKKD from the coding sequence ATGGCTATCATGGATGCCGTGGCAGCTTCCTGGGGCCACATAATCGCAACCTACGACCCCTACACCGTCGACTTCGTCGGCACCTTCATCATCCAAGTCATCTTCTGGTGGATTCCAtgcatcctcttcgtcctcctcgACTCCATCGCACCGTCCTTTTCCTCAAAACACAAAATCCAGCCCGCGCCCAAGCAGCCCACGTCAAGCGAAATCTTGCACTCCATGGTCATCTGCATCCGCAACCAGGCCATCGTCTTCGCCCTCCACGGCGCCCTCCTCTACGCAACTTTCGCAAAGGGCCTGCCCCCCAGCATCAGAGTCGACGCAAAACTCCCCTCGCTAGAAGAATTCGTACGAgacctcttcttcagcgtgCTGTCCCGCGAGGCCCTCTTCTACAGCTCCCACCGGATCCTCCATCTGCGCCCGCTGTATAGACGCTTTCACAAGCAGCACCACAAGTTCACGGCCCCCGTCGCGTTTTCGTCGCAGTATGCCCACCCGGTGGAGCACATCTCGGCCAACGTGCTGCCCattttgctgccgccgctgctgctaaaGTCGCATATTCTCACCATGTGGGTGTTTGTGGCCTTTCAGCTCATCGAGACTTCGACGGTGCATAGCGGGTATGATTTCTTTGGGGGAGCGGCCAAGAAGCATGACCGGCATCATGAGAGGTTTGACGTGTACTTTGGGGGTATCGGGCTTTTGGATTATGTTCTTGGGACTGATGAACGAGAAGATAGGAGGAGAGGTAAGAAGGATTAG
- a CDS encoding uncharacterized protein (EggNog:ENOG41), protein MVASLDALYQRPNMGRDISGYGRGILGAAEGNPQTPQDYDANADTMQGHFPVLHDKSSFICPYAMRYPDLVHHNCFQKINTIPYLKQHLRSVHHDAMNCPHQCQKKRAEAPHRRSRANNALHYDSGTCLQIKQRSDRSRSHIQQWDRIYQILFPHANRISDPCIKDWTIKQLRAIYRFKEKHGPECLAPVYYRLHFKIRQAYPEPEVLYRMAFCTWLPKVFEQRFPTRGQELLGDFLKQINSAQRRNSHTLDTTPIFLNGETSASVLPRVQIERQDSPHASIPPPIEIGSDRTNYSAIFTPYAIQQQQSPIPSRADDTFFESQHDYSQLSVPHYLSALQSPTDMSYLESTPEIQDLEYDSFDSKHFLFDQCAPLPGSPSQFLAEVAMDVEDISISEANRVLKYHFGASSSSGLL, encoded by the coding sequence ATGGTTGCAAGTCTTGACGCACTCTACCAGCGACCAAACATGGGGCGGGACATCAGTGGCTACGGGCGTGGTATACTTGGTGCTGCAGAAGGAAACCCGCAGACGCCTCAGGACTATGATGCAAATGCTGATACAATGCAAGGGCACTTCCCTGTACTGCACGATAAATCGTCATTCATATGCCCCTATGCAATGAGGTACCCCGATCTTGTACATCATAACTGTTTTCAGAAGATCAACACAATCCCGTACCTGAAACAGCATCTGAGAAGCGTACACCACGATGCAATGAACTGTCCTCATCAAtgtcaaaagaaaagagcagagGCACCACATCGACGGAGCCGGGCGAATAACGCGCTCCATTACGATTCGGGCACATGTCTTCAGATCAAACAGCGTAGCGACCGATCAAGATCACACATACAGCAATGGGATCGCATCTATCAGATCCTATTTCCCCACGCGAACCGCATCTCGGACCCCTGCATCAAGGACTGGACTATCAAGCAGTTGAGGGCTATTTACAGGTTCAAAGAAAAACACGGACCCGAGTGCCTGGCCCCCGTCTATTACCGGCTGCATTTCAAAATCAGGCAAGCCTATCCAGAGCCAGAAGTCTTGTACCGGATGGCATTCTGTACCTGGCTGCCAAAGGTGTTTGAACAGCGATTTCCAACACGAGGGCAAGAACTGCTAGGTGATTTCCTAAAGCAAATCAACTCTGCGCAGCGTCGCAATTCCCACACTCTCGATACCACCCCCATATTTCTAAATGGGGAGACGTCGGCATCAGTCTTACCCAGAGTCCAAATAGAGCGACAAGACTCTCCCCATGCATCAATACCGCCACCCATTGAGATTGGCTCTGATCGAACAAACTATTCCGCCATATTTACGCCCTATGCCATACAGCAACAACAGAGCCCCATCCCATCTCGGGCAGACGATACCTTTTTCGAGTCTCAGCATGACTACTCCCAACTCTCCGTGCCTCATTATCTCTCTGCCCTTCAGTCCCCAACGGATATGAGTTATCTTGAGTCGACACCAGAGATCCAGGACCTTGAATACGACTCTTTTGACTCCAAACACTTTTTGTTCGATCAGTGCGCCCCCTTGCCTGGCAGTCCTTCCCAGTTCTTGGCAGAAGTCGCCATGGATGTGGAAGACATTAGCATTTCTGAAGCGAATAGAGTGCTCAAGTATCATTTTGGCGCATCAAGTTCTAGCGGTTTGCTCTGA
- a CDS encoding uncharacterized protein (EggNog:ENOG41), whose translation MMSKRKHREASPSILLPSTLSRAHRSPIDTSGYIPQRAGQRFHRQGEANTQRDQPNQSPYAVQPVHNGQSLVIRTHDVQSMARERDMISQTTASPMARLYPLSRIPSPLSSPHIASPMPLLSPPRRTAPAQILSDVTQFQQTWTDRFQRRDDRLFNSFDWDGPVLTIRGQPLVNRQQHMISVNNNVSSMGTQESSDMQLLADSWIDNISEFSQQTSTISGQLTESDQHNTHDYLDNGLYPPSRWRWQKYCKPGPKPPRASTFLWPC comes from the coding sequence ATGATGTCAAAACGAAAACACCGAGAGGCGTCACCCTCGATTTTACTTCCAAGCACCCTCAGCCGTGCCCATCGTTCACCAATCGACACGTCCGGCTACATCCCGCAGAGGGCGGGGCAGCGGTTTCATCGCCAAGGAGAGGCGAATACGCAGCGAGACCAGCCCAATCAATCGCCGTATGCCGTCCAGCCTGTCCACAATGGCCAATCGCTGGTCATTCGGACACACGATGTCCAGTCCATGGCCCGAGAACGAGACATGATATCCCAGACGACTGCCTCTCCCATGGCTCGGCTTTATCCCTTATCGAGAATCccgtcgccattgtcatcCCCGCATATCGCCAGTCCCATGCCGCTGCTCTCCCCGCCAAGACGCACGGCTCCCGCGCAAATCCTCAGCGATGTTACGCAGTTTCAACAAACATGGACCGACAGGTTTCAAAGGAGGGACGATAGGCTGTTCAATTCTTTTGACTGGGATGGGCCAGTCTTGACAATTCGAGGCCAGCCGCTCGTTAATCGGCAACAACACATGATATCGGTTAACAACAATGTCTCGAGCATGGGTACACAAGAGTCTAGCGACATGCAGCTTCTTGCAGACTCATGGATCGATAACATCAGCGAGTTTTCCCAGCAAACCTCGACGATATCGGGGCAGCTCACCGAGAGCGATCAGCATAACACACATGACTACTTGGACAATGGATTGTACCCCCCCtcaagatggcgatggcagaAATATTGCAAGCCAGGCCCCAAGCCCCCAAGAGCATCAACATTCCTCTGGCCATGTTGA
- a CDS encoding uncharacterized protein (SECRETED:SignalP(1-21)) yields MACCLLTAQFAYISTIAGVSGIAPACAPAKNAAAICIGRSCELRHELIHPVGRERLCGPHPKTIIALPARRTILGINYGWACLLRWQQLQYECNFDIGHCGSGP; encoded by the coding sequence ATGGCCTGTTGTTTATTGACGGCGCAATTTGCCTATATATCGACTATAGCTGGAGTTTCTGGCATTGCTCCGGCCTGTGCACCGGCAAAAAACGCAGCGGCAATCTGCATTGGTCGAAGCTGCGAGCTGCGCCATGAACTCATCCATCCAGTCGGCAGAGAGAGGCTGTGCGGGCCCCACCCCAAAACGATAATTGCACTGCCAGCACGGCGCACGATTCTTGGTATTAACTATGGTTGGGCATGTTTGCTgcgctggcagcagctaCAGTATGAATGCAACTTCGACATTGGCCACTGCGGCAGCGGCCCGTGA